The Streptomyces sp. NBC_00597 DNA segment CGGGGACAGGACCAGAGCCGCCCCGGCCACCCTGAGCCAGACCATGTGCAGCGGGTCCAGCCCCGCCTCGATCAGCGGCTTCGCCGCCACTCCCGAACCGCCGAACGCGAACGCCGAGACGAGGGCGAGGCCCAGTCCGACGTTTTTCCCTGTCGCTTGCATCGGGCCATCATGGCAGGGCCGGTCAGCACCGTCACAGGCGTGACACCTGTTGAGACGGTTCCGAGACCGGACGTGACCGCACTGACTATTTCTGACAGGTCGTCAGTATTGAATGTTCCGTCCGCCGGGGCTACGTTCCGCCGCACGTACCCGACGAGAAGGGGTGGTCGCATGGCCGAAGTCACCGCGGAATCACGCATCGAGGCGTCCGCCGCGAAGGTCTGGGCCCAGCTGACGGACTGGGCGGCGTACGGCGAGTGGAGCATGACCCACACCAATTTCCCCAAGGGCGGCCCCGAGACCCTCGCGGTCGGGACGACCTTCGAGGAGAACATGAAGATGATGGGCTTCCCCGCCGAAGTCGCCTGGACCATTTCCGAGCTGGAGGACGAGCGCGTCTTCGCGATCACGGGCAAGGGCCCGATGGGCGTGGCCATCCTGACCCGGTACACCCTGGTGCCGGACGGTGGCGCCACCACGGTCCGCATCGACGGGGAGTTCAACGGGGCCGCCGTCTCCCTGATGGCGGGCAAGCTCAAGGACTCGGCGACCGCCGCCCTGAACGAGTCGCTCCGCAAGCTTGCCGGCCTGGTCACCTGACCCGCTCCCCCGGCGGGTGCGCGAATGCGGCGGCGCGGCCCGCGAGAGGACTCGCGGGGCGCGCCGTTCGGTCGGCCGGCCGACTCAGTGCTCGTCGGCCAGGATCAGGTAGAGCTTCTTGCGGGCGTCGTTGACGACGGCGAGGGCCTTCTCGCGCTGCTCGGCCGAGCCGGTCTTGTAGACCTGGCCGAAGGCCTCGAACAGGCCCATCCCGGCCGCCCGGACCTCCTGCATCGCCTCGAAGTCGAACCCGCGCCCGGCGTCGGCCCAGGGGGCCTCGGGACCGGACTCGGCCTCGGTGCGGCCGGCGTCGGTGAGCGTGAACAGCTTCTTGCCGCCCTCGCTCTCGCTCACAATGAGCCCCTCGTCCTCAAGCAGCTGGAGGGTCGGGTAGACCGACCCCGGGCTGGGCTTCCAGGCCCCGCCGCTGCGCTCGCCGATCTCCTGGATCATCTCGTAGCCGTGCATCGGGCGGTCCTTGAGCAGTGCCAGGATCGAGGCGCGCACGTCTCCGCGCCGAGCCCGGCCGCGCGGTCCGCCGCGGCCACCCCGCCCGCCGAAGGGTCCGCCGCCGAAGGGCGGTCCGAACGGTCCGAAGGCGGCGCGCAGCCCCCTGAACTCCTCCCGACGATCGGGCCCGCAGTGGCCGTGGCCCCGTCCGTGCTCGTGTCCGTGGTCGTGACCGTGCTGTCCGTGTGAACGCATGACTGCGCTCCTTCCGTCTGTTCGTTTCCATGTCATCGCTGCTGCGATGCCTCAACTATCGCTGACCCATCGCGATGCGTCAACGATATATCGGAAACTTCTTCAGCGAACGACACGAGAAGGCCCGTCGGCTGACCTGCGCCAGCGAAGCCGGGCTGCTTGTCACCGAAGTTGGGCCGACGGCTGTTTGTGTCACCGAAGATGAGTCACTGCACGGTTCGTGCCAGTGGAGTTGAGCCGATGGCGAGCTGTGCGGTCGCGGAGTTCCGCCGGCAGGGCACCTTCGTGCGCTCGGCCGTGGTGAAGGACTCCCGGGTCTCCTCGCCCAGCTCGCCCTCGGCGCGGACGTCGACGACACGGGCCCGCCCGTCGGCGAGCCGGACGAAGTAGTCGGGAGCATGCCTGCGCTGTCGGACCCCGTCGTGCCAGTGCAGCCAGAACGGCTGCGCGGCGATGGCGGTGACCTGTGAGTCTCGGTCCAGCAGGACCAGCCGGTCCCGCTCCAGCCACGACTCGTAGCCGACGTGATCCCGTACGGTCACCGAGTGGTACCAGCCCGCGAAGCCTCGGCCGTACTTGTGCCAGGTGAACGCGCGGACCGGCTCCACCGCCCCGAACCGGACATCCCAACCCGTCTGCAACAGCTGACGCCTACGTACCCCATCGACGTAGAAGTCCAGCTCAAAGCCACGGAGCATGCGATCTGGTGTGCACCGTGGTGTCCCGTCTCGGGCGATCCGGTCCCTGCCTCAAATGATCTGGTTCGATTCGCTCGCCGTCCCAGATGATCTGGTCCCGCGGGTCTGCTTCTTCGGTCTCGCCGGCCCTGGTGGCATCTGAGCCGTTCCGGGTGCTGACCGATGGGGGCAGGAGCTGGTCATAGCCGTGCGGCCGTGCGGATCAGGCCGGCCAGGGCGAGGGAGCGGCTGTGGGCGGGCCAGGCGATGTGGGTCACGACGGGAGGCGCGTCGATCAAGGGAACGGCCGTGTGCTCGGCCCACAGCCAGGAGCGGGCGGAGTCGGGGACGACCGCCACGGTGCGTCCGAGGGCAATCAACTGGGCCAGTTGCGTCTGGTTGTGGATCTCGGGGCCCGGGCCGGGTGCGTAGGTGCCGTGGGTGGGCCAGCGGGCGAGCGGCAGATCGGGGACGTCCCTGACATCGGCCAGGGACAAGGTCTCGCGGGCGGCGAGGGGGTGCCCGGCAGGCAGGACGGCAACCTGCCCCTCGGTCGTCAGTGCCTCGCTGTCGAACCCGGCGAGGGAGTTCCACGGCGTGTGCATGAGCGCGACATCAGCGCGTCCGTCGCGCAGCAGCTCTTCCTGCTCGGAAATGCCGCACGGCAGCACCTCGATCTCGGCGCTGTCGGGCTCGGCCGCGTAGGCGTCGAGAAGTTTCCGCAGCAGTTCGTGGGACGCGGCGGCCTTCACCGCGAGGACCAGCCGACCGCGGGGGCCGCCAGGGCTGTCGGCACCGCCGGCGCGCCGGGTGCGGCGAGCGGCGGCAGCGGTCGCGTCGAGAGCCGCCCGGCCTTCGTGCAACAGCACCTCTCCGGCACCGGTCAGGCGGACGCCACGGCGGTTGCGCTGCAGCAGGCAGACCCCGAGGCGCCGTTCGAGCTGCTGGATCGCCCGCGACAGCGGCGGCTGGGCCATGCCGAGACGCTCGGCGGCGCGCCCGAAGTGCAGTTCCTCGGCGACGGCCACGAAGTACCTCAGCTCGCGGGTCTCCAGGGTGTCCACGGCCGCAGCATACGCGGTGATACCCGGCAGGTATGACAGGACACCGTATCGGTGTTGGCCGCGCCACTCGTCCGCGAGCCAACATCATCAGCATGAGCGAAACGAAGATCGCGCTGGTGACCGGCGCGAACAAGGGCATCGGGTACGAGATCGCGGCCGGGCTGGGCAGCCTCGGGTACCGCGTGGGCGTGGGAGCCCGCGACGCCGCCCGACGCGAAACCGCCGTCGGGAAGCTGCGCGCCGCCGGTGTGGACGCGTTCGGGGTACCGCTGGACGTGACCGACGACCAGAGCGTCACTGATGCCGCGGAACTGATCGAACGGCTGGCCGGGCGCCTGGACGCCCTGGTCAACAATGCCGGCATCTCGGGCGAGATGGACCCCGGGTGGGTGCAGGACCCGACCGTGCTCGACCTGGAGGTGCTCCGCACGGTCGTGGATACCAACGTCATGGGTGTCGTCCGGGTGACCAACGCGATGCTGCCACTGCTGCGGCGCTCGGCCTCGCCACGCATCGTCAACGTCTCCAGTAGCGTCGGCTCCCTGGCCCGGCAGGCGGACCCGGACATCGAGATCCCGATCATGGCGGCCTACGCGCCGTCGAAGTCGTTCCTCAACGCCCTCACCGTGCAGTACGCCCGGCAGTTCGCCGATACGAACATCCTGATCAACGCCGCCTGCCCGGGCCTGGTCGCGACCGATTTCACAGGCTTCCAAGGGCCCCGCACTCCTGAACAGGGCGCGGCCACAGCGATCCGGCTCGCCACCCTGCCCGACGGCGGCCCGACCGGTTCGTTCTTCGAGGACGACGGCGTCGTCCCCTGGTGATCACGAGCCCGCCGTGAATCGACGAGGCTCCGGTAGGTCCACGAAACGGTGAGGAAGGACCAGATCGACTGAGACAGCGTCAGGCATCTGCCCGACAGGGACCAGACCGTCGGAGACGGGACACGTGGCGTGGCGGCGACAGAGCCTCCAGCGCCCCGTGCCCTCGTCTACGACGGCTGTATCCACTCGCGCTTCTGGCTAGTCTGCGGGCATGACGGAGCACCCCGGGTTCGGCGCGATGCTCGCGTGGCTGCTGGACCACAGAGAGCTCGGCGCGCAGGAATTGGCCGCCCGCACTGAGCTGAACGCAGACGAGGTCCGCGCAGTGCTCGCAGGAGATGGCCCCGGCGAGGAACTGCTCCGGCGGCTTGCGCCCGCACTGGGTTTCCACGCCGTCGATCTGTTCATCCTCGCGGGGCTGGCGGTCCCGGATGACATGGCGCCATTGGACGCCGCGGCCGCGATGTGGGTGAAGAACACGGTGACGGATGCGGTGCGTCTCCCCGCCGCGGAACGCCGTGAACTCCTGCAGCAGATCCGCTCAATGCCGCAGGAGGAACGGCGTTCCAGCTTCGCCCCGAACCCGCTCATGCCCCTCGCGGGAGGCCCGGGCGCTTGGGTCATCCGCATGCTCCAGTACCGCAACCTGAACTGGTCGGGAATGGCGAAGGCGCTTGCGTTCGTGACGCCCACGCCCACGTACCTGTCGGCAGCCACTTACGGTGTGATCGGCTCTGGTCGCAAGGAGCTGACCCCGCGCTTGGTGACGGACTTCGCTGCCCTGCTGGGGATCGATGCCCGCGACCTGGCGGCGGTGACGGGCGTCATTCTGCGTGAGGTACCACCGCCTCCGGCCTCGGAGGTCATGGACACCGCAGCGCTGCTGTGGGAGGCACGACGTCTGTCCGCCGAGCAGGCACGACACGTCTGCGAGCTCGCACGTTCCGCGCGTGGAGACTTCCGCGACGCGCACCTCATGGAACTGCCCGGAACCTGAGACCTGCTGACTTAGCGCGGGGTGCTGTCGTCGGCCTCGAACGGGCCGCCGTGGCCCGGCACGATCAGGTCCGCCGCGGCCAGCACCCGCAGGCGGGAGGCGCGCAGTACCTCGCGGTCCGGGGCCACCGGGTCGTCCGCCGGGCCGTCCGCGTGCCACCACAGGTCGCCGGCGAAGGCGACCACGCCGGAGTCCGTGCCGGCCAGCAGCGTGATGTCCTCGGCGCTGTGGCCCGGGGTACGGATCAGCCGTAGCGACGGGGTGAGTTCGTAGCCCTCCGCGTCCCGGTTCTTCCACTGGTCGCCCAGGTACTCCACCTTGTGGTCGTGCACCCGGGCCCGTCCGAACAGGCCCACGTTCATGGTGTTGTCCGGGTGGTGGTGGCTGAGCACCACGTCGGTGATGTCGTCGGGGCCGAGGCCGAGCTCCGCGAGCGGGGCGAGGATGTCTTCGCGGCTCGCCACCATGCCCGGATCGAAGATCACGTGTCGTCCTGCGTCGTGTACGTAGGAGACGGTGGCGGCGACTCCGGGGCCGGTGGAGCCGACGTATCCGGTGGTCAGAACCTTGAATGAGGCGCTGCGGCCGAGCGGTGCGTCTGTCATGGCCCCAATTCTTGCGAGCAGGCCGATCGTGCACGAGTGGCACTGATGCCACTGATCGCAGGATTGGTGCCACACGTGCCACACTGCACGGGTGCCTCCCTTCATGACGGTCGCCGCGTACACCCCGCCCGGAGTCGGCATGCTCGCCGTCGGCATCGTCACCGAGGTCTTCGGCCCGCACGGCGAAGCACTGCCCGGATTCGACTTCGCGCTGTGCACCGACCGGCCCGGGCCGGTCCCGACCGATCTCGGCGTGCCGCTCACCATCGCGCACGGCCTGGACCGGCTCGCCTCGGCCGATCTGGTGATCGCCCTGCCGTGGGCCGGCTTCCGCACACCGCCCGCTCCCGCCGTGCTCGATGCGCTGTCGGCCGCGCACGAGCGGGGCGCACTGGTCGCGGCCCACTGCGTCGGCTCTTTCGCGCTCGCCGCCGCCGGACTGCTCGACGGCCGTCGCGCCACCACCCACTGGCGGTTCGCCGAACTGCTCGCCCGCCGCCACCCCGAAGTCACCGTCGAACCCGACGCCCTCTACATCGATGAGGGGAGCATCATCACGGGCGCGGGAGCCGCCGCCGGCTTCGATCTCTGCCTGCACCTGCTGAGGCGGGAGTACGGGGCCGCGATGGCCAATGCCGTGGCCCGGGACGTGGTGCTGCCCTCCCACCGCGACGGCGGGCAGGCGCAGTACCTGGCCGCCCCTGTCCCCGAAGACTGCCGCGACGAGCGTCTCACCGAGGTCCTCGCGTGGGCCCGCGAGAACCTCCACGAGCCGCTTCCCGTCGCGGAACTGGCCCGGCGCGCCGTGATGAGCAAGCGCTCCTTCGCCCGCCGCTTCACCGCCGCGACCGGCACCACCCCCCACGCCTGG contains these protein-coding regions:
- a CDS encoding SRPBCC family protein yields the protein MAEVTAESRIEASAAKVWAQLTDWAAYGEWSMTHTNFPKGGPETLAVGTTFEENMKMMGFPAEVAWTISELEDERVFAITGKGPMGVAILTRYTLVPDGGATTVRIDGEFNGAAVSLMAGKLKDSATAALNESLRKLAGLVT
- a CDS encoding LysR family transcriptional regulator, whose translation is MDTLETRELRYFVAVAEELHFGRAAERLGMAQPPLSRAIQQLERRLGVCLLQRNRRGVRLTGAGEVLLHEGRAALDATAAAARRTRRAGGADSPGGPRGRLVLAVKAAASHELLRKLLDAYAAEPDSAEIEVLPCGISEQEELLRDGRADVALMHTPWNSLAGFDSEALTTEGQVAVLPAGHPLAARETLSLADVRDVPDLPLARWPTHGTYAPGPGPEIHNQTQLAQLIALGRTVAVVPDSARSWLWAEHTAVPLIDAPPVVTHIAWPAHSRSLALAGLIRTAARL
- a CDS encoding PadR family transcriptional regulator, whose translation is MRSHGQHGHDHGHEHGRGHGHCGPDRREEFRGLRAAFGPFGPPFGGGPFGGRGGRGGPRGRARRGDVRASILALLKDRPMHGYEMIQEIGERSGGAWKPSPGSVYPTLQLLEDEGLIVSESEGGKKLFTLTDAGRTEAESGPEAPWADAGRGFDFEAMQEVRAAGMGLFEAFGQVYKTGSAEQREKALAVVNDARKKLYLILADEH
- a CDS encoding TnsA-like heteromeric transposase endonuclease subunit, encoding MLRGFELDFYVDGVRRRQLLQTGWDVRFGAVEPVRAFTWHKYGRGFAGWYHSVTVRDHVGYESWLERDRLVLLDRDSQVTAIAAQPFWLHWHDGVRQRRHAPDYFVRLADGRARVVDVRAEGELGEETRESFTTAERTKVPCRRNSATAQLAIGSTPLARTVQ
- a CDS encoding MBL fold metallo-hydrolase, whose translation is MTDAPLGRSASFKVLTTGYVGSTGPGVAATVSYVHDAGRHVIFDPGMVASREDILAPLAELGLGPDDITDVVLSHHHPDNTMNVGLFGRARVHDHKVEYLGDQWKNRDAEGYELTPSLRLIRTPGHSAEDITLLAGTDSGVVAFAGDLWWHADGPADDPVAPDREVLRASRLRVLAAADLIVPGHGGPFEADDSTPR
- a CDS encoding helix-turn-helix domain-containing protein, with protein sequence MTVAAYTPPGVGMLAVGIVTEVFGPHGEALPGFDFALCTDRPGPVPTDLGVPLTIAHGLDRLASADLVIALPWAGFRTPPAPAVLDALSAAHERGALVAAHCVGSFALAAAGLLDGRRATTHWRFAELLARRHPEVTVEPDALYIDEGSIITGAGAAAGFDLCLHLLRREYGAAMANAVARDVVLPSHRDGGQAQYLAAPVPEDCRDERLTEVLAWARENLHEPLPVAELARRAVMSKRSFARRFTAATGTTPHAWLRGLRLSSAEELLETTDLPVEEIARRVGYGSAAVLREQFVRRRGVPPRSYRRSFTNVP
- a CDS encoding SDR family oxidoreductase, producing MSETKIALVTGANKGIGYEIAAGLGSLGYRVGVGARDAARRETAVGKLRAAGVDAFGVPLDVTDDQSVTDAAELIERLAGRLDALVNNAGISGEMDPGWVQDPTVLDLEVLRTVVDTNVMGVVRVTNAMLPLLRRSASPRIVNVSSSVGSLARQADPDIEIPIMAAYAPSKSFLNALTVQYARQFADTNILINAACPGLVATDFTGFQGPRTPEQGAATAIRLATLPDGGPTGSFFEDDGVVPW